The following are encoded together in the Bombus affinis isolate iyBomAffi1 chromosome 6, iyBomAffi1.2, whole genome shotgun sequence genome:
- the LOC126917287 gene encoding troponin C, isoallergen Bla g 6.0301 isoform X2: MADELPPEQIAVLRKAFDSFDREKSGSIPTDMVADILRLMGQPFNKKILDELIEEVDADKSGRLEFEEFVTLAAKFIVEEDAEALEKELREAFRLYDKEGNGYIPTTCLREILRELDDQLTDEELDIMIEEIDSDGSGTVDFDEFMEMMTGE, encoded by the exons ATG GCCGACGAACTTCCCCCTGAACAAATTGCGG TCCTTCGTAAAGCGTTCGACAGCTTTGATAGGGAGAAGAGTGGTAGCATTCCTACCGATATGGTGGCCGATATCCTCAGATTGATGGGTCAACCCTTTAACAAAAAGATTTTGGACGAACTAATTGAAGAAGTTGATGCAGACA AATCCGGTCGTCTGGAGTTTGAAGAATTCGTCACGTTAGCCGCAAAATTCATTGTTGAAGAGGATGCGGAAGCCCTAGAAAAAGAACTTCGAGAGGCTTTCAGGCTCTACGACAAAGAAG GAAATGGTTACATACCCACTACGTGCTTGCGTGAGATCCTCAGGGAACTGGATGACCAATTGACGGACGAAGAACTGGATATCATGATCGAGGAGATCGATTCTGATGGATCTGGCACCGTTGACTTTGATG AGTTCATGGAAATGATGACTGGAGAATAA
- the LOC126917244 gene encoding NCK-interacting protein with SH3 domain, with product MGDNSMRLENYEVLKALYDFKATFAKTLSFQEGDYFILYQTNTKQRNWWQVVNRDGQIGYIPSNYVTTVKVSSQVLIEFLEDCIGSVKAETKKQSGLHLDKQDLLLRLIEKKKQAESSKKPKKQAPMPPDFGNTTPNKEIRSSPVCNTQEGDINTVQSNTSYMTAQTTVHSNTEQEEAPVIPQCQRTPTNDQRMQSLPHQSSSESQKIQAELRKSPSQSNIRQTPTNSPIKKKGSLCDINSHTAYQLLDQVRRNTQLSYEMSKVAVTVVVSGLQQLLPQNVSYYFDALLHQLETPFTVSQMSIEETYDANRLKVIFTELTSCKEDSQQRNWMLYEDESIIVDYIKELTSILTNADANVSRYVLQQNQYNGVNILIQYYQMEPRWTIRQLLLQSFGVMCSLDSVILTIMLNSILPMELARDMRSNPRNVTKLNYSSLLLTMIFSMGEPMPITHLEQLGSEFIAFILDLIENPPDMDLEDQIPDLFVNLILSYNLQFTNSENIVLNALKERSVAKNFTEKILLLFNREEDPVRIFDHEPPPPHSVLKLFIDLFNNDVTAGLFYTNDVKVLIDIILRQLYDMFPGDKRRQYLELCRRVLRTSSYNEHKYRSEDLLKCFTRIFCEETGESQEDQQSVREISNEFPHLFKM from the exons ATGGGTGATAATTCTATGAGGTTAG AGAACTATGAAGTGCTTAAAGCTCTCTACGATTTCAAGGCTACGTTCGCGAAAACCCTCAGCTTTCAAGAGGgcgattattttattttatatcagaCCAATACCAAACAAAGAAATTGGTGGCAGGTCGTTAATAGAGACGGCCAGATTGGATATATTCCCTCGAATTACGTCACCACTGTAAAG GTATCATCTCAAGTATTGATCGAATTTCTGGAAGACTGTATTGGAAGTGTGAAGGCTGAAACTAAGAAACAGAGTGGATTACACTTAGACAAGCAGGATCTTCTTCTGAGATTaatagagaaaaagaaacaagcAGAATCTAGTAAAAAACCTAAAAAGCAAGCTCCGATGCCTCCAGACTTTGGAAATACAACACCTAATAAAGAAATACGTTCATCACCTGTTTGTAATACTCAAGAGGGAGATATTAATACTGTTCAGAGTAACACTTCATACATGACAGCACAGACAACTGTGCACAGTAATACAGAACAGGAGGAAGCACCAGTTATCCCACAATGCCAACGCACACCTACAAACGATCAAAGGATGCAATCCCTTCCACATCAGTCTTCCTCTGAGTCACAGAAAATTCAGGCAGAACTTCGTAAGAGTCCCTCTCAGAGTAATATCAGACAGACTCCTACTAATTCGCCTATAAAGAAAAAAGGTTCATTATGTGATATTAACTCTCATACTGCTTATCAGTTACTTGACCAAGTACGTAGAAATACTCAATTAAGCTACGAAATGTCAAAGGTAGCAGTGACGGTAGTTGTTTCTGGATTGCAACAACTATTGCCCCAAAATGTGAGCTATTATTTTGATGCCTTATTGCATCAGTTAGAAACGCCGTTCACGGTATCGCAAATGAGTATAGAGGAAACATATGACGCTAATAGATTGAAAGTAATCTTTACAGAGCTTACTTCTTGCAAGGAAGATTCTCAACAGAGAAATTGGATGCTTTATGAAGATGAATCTATTATTGTTGATTATATAAAAGAACTCACCTCTATATTG ACTAACGCAGATGCAAATGTATCTAGATATGTTTTACAACAGAATCAATATAATGGAGTTAATATATTGATACAATATTATCAAATGGAACCAAGATGGACTATTAGGCAATTGCTCCTGCAGTCATTTGGAGTAATGTGTAGTTTAGATTCTGTGATCCTGACTATAATGTTAAATAGTATATTGCCTATGGAGTTAGCAAG AGATATGAGGAGCAATCCTAGAAATGtaacaaaattaaattattcttcaTTATTACTTACTATGATTTTTTCAATGGGTGAACCCATGCCAATTACACATTTGG AGCAATTAGGTTCGGAATTTATAGCATTTATTTTGGACTTAATAGAGAATCCACCTGATATGGATTTGGAAGATCAAATTCCGGATTTGTTTGTAAATTTAATACTATCGTACAATTTACAATTCACAAATTCGGAAAATATAGTTCTAAATGCATTGAAAGAAAGATCAGTGGCAAAGAACTTTACTGAAAAGATTTTACTGTTATTCAATAGGGAAG AGGATCCTGTGCGAATATTCGATCATGAACCACCGCCGCCGCATTCTGTGCTGAAATTATTTATCGATCTGTTCAACAATGATGTCACAGCAGGTCTATTCTATACAAATGACGTTAAAGTTCTAATTGATATTATATTGCGCCAATTATATGATATGTTTCCTGGTGATAAG CGCAGACAATACTTGGAATTATGTCGAAGAGTACTTCGTACTTCAAGTTATAATGAGCATAAGTATCGTTCAGAAGACCTATTAAAATGCTTTACAAG AATATTTTGTGAGGAGACTGGAGAAAGTCAGGAAGATCAACAATCAGTACGCGAAATTAGCAATGAATTTCCCCATTTGTTTAAAATGTGA
- the LOC126917285 gene encoding translocon-associated protein subunit gamma, whose translation MSGKSKAFTKEEELLLQDFSRNVSTKSSALFYGNAFIVSAIPIWLFWRIHLIDIYANLISFVSVTLASTYALALAYKNTKFVLKHKIAVKREDAVTKEMSRKLSEDKKMSKKEKDERILWKKNEVADYEATTFSIFYNNALFLALVIVSSFYILKTFTPAVNYVFSVGVTSALLALLSTGSQ comes from the exons ATGTCAGGAAAATCGAAAGCATTCACCAAAGAAGAAGAACTTCTTCTTCAAGATTTCTCGCGAAATGTGTCAACAAAATCTTCAGCGTTATTTTACGGCAATGCTTTTATCGTTTCGGCTATTCCCATCT GGCTTTTTTGGAGAATTCACTTGATTGACATCTACGCTAATTTAATTTCCTTCGTTTCAGTAACATTAGCGAGCACATATGCTCTTGCTCTCgcgtataaaaatacaaaattcgtGTTAAAgcataag attGCAGTAAAAAGGGAAGATGCAGTGACGAAGGAAATGAGCAGAAAGTTATCAGAAGACAAGAAGATGAGCAAGAAGGAAAAGGATGAAAG gATTTTATGGAAGAAAAATGAAGTAGCTGATTATGAAGCAACAACATTCTCAATTTTCTACAATAATGCTTTATTCTTAGCCCTTGTAATTGTATCTTCTTTCTACATTCTGAAGACATTCACACCAGCTGTAAATTATGTATTTTCCGTCGGTGTAACGAGCGCATTGTTAGCGCTATTGTCGACTGGATCTCAATAA
- the LOC126917247 gene encoding eukaryotic translation initiation factor 3 subunit D isoform X2: MTIAAAARPHDKYTSQFGSGSQYAYYHDEDETTFHLVDTTRVQKPPYQRGGRFRHNQRNLRGRGSQRGSLSQMQQLGKLKLRERDRKGQAKRWGRQQGLRNHKNQPPIKIRDASVTVRPDWVTIEEMDFPRLAKLSLPSIKDGEDILCCGSLEYYDKTYDRVNVKSEKPLQRIDRIFHTVTTTDDPIIRKLSKTEGNVYATDAILATIMCCTRSNYSWDIVIEKIGDKLFFDKRDNTEFDLLTVNETSVEPPQDDGNSLNSPRNLALEATFINHNFSQQVLKSTEPRFKFEEGNPFISEEEEGDVASVAYRYRKWDLNNGIVLVARCEHDAVMQGPNNEIQFLTIKALNEWDSKLANGVEWRQKLDTQRGAVLANELRNNACKLAKWTVQALLAGSDQLKFGYVSRAMVRDSSKHVILGTQQYKPNEFATQINLNMDNAWGILRCIIDICMKQKDGKYLIMKDPNKPMIRLYDIPDNTFESEGEEDEDDDEPVNDAFQS; encoded by the exons ATGACTATCGCGGCAGCAGCTCGGCCTCACG ACAAATATACGTCACAGTTTGGTTCAGGCAGTCAATATGCATACTATCATGATGAAGATGAAACAACTTTCCATTTGGTTGATACAACCCGTGTACAAAAACCGCCTTATCAACGTGGTGGCAGATTCCGTCATAATCAAAGGAACTTACGTGGCCGTGGAAGCCAGCGTGGTTCGTTGAGCCAAATGCAACAACTTGGTAAATTAAAGCTTCGCGAGAGAGATCGTAAAGGACAAGCGAAACGTTGGGGTAGACAGCAAGGTTTACGTAATCATAAAAATCAACCACCAATTAAAATTCGCGACGCATCCGTTACTGTAAGACCTGATTGGGTAACTATTGAAGAAATGGATTTTCCACGTTTAGCAAAGCTATCTTTACCTAGTATTAAAGATGGAGAAGATATTTTATGTTGTGGCTCTCTTGAATATTATGATAAAACTTATGACAGAGTGAATGTCAAAAGTGAAAAGCCATTGCAAAGAATTGATAGAATTTTCCATACAGTTACCACTACTGATGATCCAATAATTCGTAAGCTATCAAAAACAGAAGGAAATGTTTATGCTACAGATGCAATTTTAGCAACAATAATGTGCTGCACTCGTAGCAACTACTCTTGGGATATTGTAATTGAAAAAATTGGAGACAAACTATTCTTTGATAAACGAGATAATACTGAGTTTGATTTATTAACTGTAAATGAAACTAGTGTTGAACCTCCTCAGGATGATGGAAATTCTTTAAATTCCCCTAGAAATTTAGCTTTGGAAGCTACATTTATTAATCATAATTTTTCTCAACAAGTACTAAAATCTACTGAACCTAGATTTAAATTTGAAGAAGGAAACCCATTTATttcagaagaagaagaaggtgaTGTTGCTAGTGTTGCATATCGATATAGAAAATGGGATTTAAATAATGGAATTGTTCTTGTTGCAAGATGTGAACACGATGCTGTAATGCAAGGTCCTAATaatgaaattcaatttttaacGATTAAGGCTCTAAATGAATGGGACTCAAAATTAGCCAATGGTGTTGAATGGAGGCAAAAATTAGATACACAGCGTGGTGCAGTATTAGCAAATGAATTACGCAACAATGCTTGCAAATTAGCTAAGTGGACTGTCCAAGCATTACTAGCAGGTTCAGATCAATTAAAATTCGGTTATGTCTCTAGAGCAATGGTTAGAGATTCTAGTAAACATGTTATTCTTGGTACACAGCAATATAAGCCAAATGAATTTGCAACACAAATCAATCTTAATATGGATAATGCATGGGGTATTTTACGATGTATTATTGATATTTGCATGAAACAGAAAGATGGAAAATATCTAATTATGAAAGATCCAAATAAACCAATGATAAGATTATATGATATTCCGGATAACACGTTTGAAAGCGAAGgagaagaagatgaagatgaCGATGAACCTGTTAATGATGCATTTCAGAGTTAA
- the LOC126917287 gene encoding troponin C, isoallergen Bla g 6.0301 isoform X1, with amino-acid sequence MVCSIDDIADELPPEQIAVLRKAFDSFDREKSGSIPTDMVADILRLMGQPFNKKILDELIEEVDADKSGRLEFEEFVTLAAKFIVEEDAEALEKELREAFRLYDKEGNGYIPTTCLREILRELDDQLTDEELDIMIEEIDSDGSGTVDFDEFMEMMTGE; translated from the exons ATGGTATGTTCTATTGATGATATC GCCGACGAACTTCCCCCTGAACAAATTGCGG TCCTTCGTAAAGCGTTCGACAGCTTTGATAGGGAGAAGAGTGGTAGCATTCCTACCGATATGGTGGCCGATATCCTCAGATTGATGGGTCAACCCTTTAACAAAAAGATTTTGGACGAACTAATTGAAGAAGTTGATGCAGACA AATCCGGTCGTCTGGAGTTTGAAGAATTCGTCACGTTAGCCGCAAAATTCATTGTTGAAGAGGATGCGGAAGCCCTAGAAAAAGAACTTCGAGAGGCTTTCAGGCTCTACGACAAAGAAG GAAATGGTTACATACCCACTACGTGCTTGCGTGAGATCCTCAGGGAACTGGATGACCAATTGACGGACGAAGAACTGGATATCATGATCGAGGAGATCGATTCTGATGGATCTGGCACCGTTGACTTTGATG AGTTCATGGAAATGATGACTGGAGAATAA